A single genomic interval of Fibrobacter sp. UWB13 harbors:
- the thiS gene encoding sulfur carrier protein ThiS: MNSNPVKINGENVAAAGMTIAEYLASANYDTKRIAVERNLEIVPKSKYAEVVLEAGDVVEVVNFVGGG; the protein is encoded by the coding sequence TTGAACTCAAATCCAGTCAAAATCAACGGTGAAAACGTCGCAGCGGCAGGCATGACCATTGCCGAATATTTGGCGTCCGCAAATTATGATACAAAGCGCATCGCCGTTGAGCGCAATTTGGAAATCGTCCCCAAATCAAAGTATGCTGAGGTCGTCCTCGAAGCGGGGGATGTCGTCGAAGTTGTGAACTTTGTTGGAGGCGGGTGA
- the thiF gene encoding thiamine biosynthesis protein ThiF, translating to MESVRIPSKEEFRRALVQKQGEEIVQKLEQATVAICGVGGLGSNVAINLARAGIKKLILVDFDRVDVTNLQRQQYKASQVGEPKAFALVENLKEIAPYTEFEAYDEKITEENIDKFVANADVVCEAFDNPETKSMLVNAVLETYPQKYLVAASGMAGTDDANSIKTRKISKHFYLCGDGKSDVTQGLALLAPRVQICAAHEALTIIRIIAGLEV from the coding sequence ATGGAAAGCGTTCGAATCCCGAGCAAGGAAGAGTTCCGACGCGCACTCGTACAAAAGCAAGGCGAAGAAATCGTTCAAAAATTGGAACAGGCCACAGTTGCCATCTGTGGTGTAGGTGGACTCGGCTCAAACGTCGCCATCAATCTCGCTCGCGCGGGCATCAAGAAGCTCATTCTCGTGGATTTTGACCGTGTTGACGTGACGAACTTGCAACGCCAGCAGTACAAGGCATCTCAGGTTGGAGAGCCTAAAGCGTTTGCGCTCGTCGAAAATTTGAAAGAAATAGCACCGTACACAGAGTTTGAAGCATACGACGAAAAAATCACGGAAGAAAACATCGACAAGTTCGTAGCAAATGCTGATGTTGTATGTGAAGCGTTCGATAATCCCGAAACAAAGTCGATGCTTGTAAACGCTGTGCTTGAAACGTATCCGCAAAAGTATCTCGTAGCGGCCTCTGGAATGGCAGGCACGGATGATGCGAATTCTATCAAGACGCGTAAGATTTCAAAACATTTTTACCTCTGTGGCGATGGCAAGAGCGACGTGACTCAAGGACTTGCGCTCCTCGCTCCACGCGTGCAGATTTGCGCAGCGCATGAGGCGCTCACGATTATCCGGATTATTGCCGGTCTAGAAGTTTAA